The nucleotide sequence ACGGGTCGTCGGGTGAGCACCGGCTTGCGCCTCGTCGTGCGGGTGCGCCTCTTCAGGTACTTGGGACGGGCGGCGTTGGGGGTGACTATCCTCGCGGGGGCCGCCAGCAGAATCCCAAGACGTTAGAGCGCAGCCCAGAAGGTGAGGACTACTTCACCGAATCGAGGACCGCCCGGGGGTGCTTCGCTGCAACCCTAAGTAGGACTCGGGCCGGGCCCTGAGGGTGGCGACGACCCTGCTCCCAGTTCTGCAGGGTGCGCACGCTGATCCCAAGAAGGGCGGCGAACTTCGCCTGGGACAGCCCATACTCCTCTCGGATTACGGCGACATCGGGGTCGTCGAACGACATCGTCCGCGACGGCTCTTGTTCTCCGCGTAGAATCGCGCCGCCCTCCTTCACGCTCTGCACGAGTTCTTCGAATAGCTCATCCTTCATTTGAACTCCTCCTTGACCAGGGCAGCGAGGACCTTTCTCTGGTCCGCTGACAGGTCGTCCTTTTCACTCTTCGGGTACATCAGCAGCATGAGGATCTGCCCATCCTCCGTCGCCCAGTAGTAGATCGCGCGGACCCCGCCACGCTTTCCCCTCCCCGAGCCCTGCCAACGGATCTTCCTCAGCCCGCCCGTCCCTTGAATGAGCGCTCCAGCACCGGGGTCTTGAACTAA is from Rhodothermales bacterium and encodes:
- a CDS encoding type II toxin-antitoxin system RelE/ParE family toxin translates to MVIKETPVFSKQVAKLLDAESYRLLQLRLVQDPGAGALIQGTGGLRKIRWQGSGRGKRGGVRAIYYWATEDGQILMLLMYPKSEKDDLSADQRKVLAALVKEEFK
- a CDS encoding helix-turn-helix domain-containing protein, producing the protein MKDELFEELVQSVKEGGAILRGEQEPSRTMSFDDPDVAVIREEYGLSQAKFAALLGISVRTLQNWEQGRRHPQGPARVLLRVAAKHPRAVLDSVK